The proteins below come from a single Tachypleus tridentatus isolate NWPU-2018 chromosome 13, ASM421037v1, whole genome shotgun sequence genomic window:
- the LOC143237637 gene encoding Na(+)/citrate cotransporter-like: MILHLASVLRSLRHSWRLVFGLAVPLLLLPLPLVIGTQVAKCAYVVLLMAAFFVGEPVPICVTALLPVFLFPVFGILSTTEACFPYMKDTMMMFLGGLIVAAAVEECNLHKRIALKILLLLGTTTRWLMLGFMLTTMFLSMWISNTATTAMMVPIVEAVLWELEKDVNRNKDIISCVSDVALQMDIVPTDISHVSLQIKSPKSEKPTKDSDHNSAESRRNTEEDINILRKALFLSVAYSANIGGTATQIGTGPNLVMKGLMEEMFPESTEITFATWMMYNVPGMLLGVFITWTFFNVLYIGCRNDDKESTQKAIRHLIEKKYEELGPVKFHEGGVLVLFTILVFLWLFRDPQFIPGWAEALNTGVKIKDATPAIGISFLLFLIPSDPRRIGRCPPLLDWRVAKTKIPWGILLLLGGGFALSEGAKKSGLSDWVGHQLVHLSVLSPEVIIIVLCLMTASITEVVSNMSTSTVILPVVGQLASEIRVNPLFLMIPVTIACSFAFMLPVANPPNAIVFESAGMKTIDMVKPGIFLNIIMCGVDLMMINTLGVTLFNLHTFPNWAELTSDVTTVVPTILDILPGNSTSFVNPGNHSKP; the protein is encoded by the exons ATGATACTCCATCTAGCGTCAGTCCTTCGTTCGTTACGTCACTCATGGCGACTTGTTTTCGGACTGGCCGTTCCTCTCCTTCTTCTTCCCCTGCCTCTGGTAATTGGTACTCAG GTGGCTAAGTGCGCATATGTGGTATTACTGATGGCTGCATTCTTCGTGGGTGAACCTGTTCCCATCTGCGTGACAGCTTTACTTCCAGTTTTTCTATTTCCAGTTTTTGGAATACTGAGTACAACTGAAGCCTGTTTTCCATACATGAAG GATACCATGATGATGTTTCTTGGAGGACTTATAGTTGCTGCAGCAGTAGAAGAATGTAATTTGCATAAGAGAATAGCCTTGAAGATCCTTCTTCTTCTGGGAACAACTACCAGATG GTTGATGCTAGGATTCATGTTGACCACGATGTTTCTGTCCATGTGGATCAGTAACACAGCTACTACAGCTATGATGGTACCTATTGTTGAAGCTGTGTTGTGGGAGTTGGAGAAAGATGTTAATCGCAATAAGGACATCATCTCCTGTGTGTCAGATGTAG CTCTTCAAATGGACATAGTTCCCACAGATATTTCCCACGTGAGCTTACAAATAAAATCACCAAAATCTGAGAAACCCACAAAAGATTCCGACCACAA TAGTGCAGAAAGTAGGAGAAACACAGAAGAGGATATAAATATCCTGAGAAAAGCTTTGTTTCTCAGTGTAGCCTATTCAGCTAATATCGGTGGAACAGCAACACAGATCGGAACAGGACCAAACTTGGTGATGAAAGGCCTTATGGAAGA AATGTTTCCTGAAAGTACAGAAATCACATTCGCCACTTGGATGATGTATAACGTTCCCGGCATGCTTCTCGGGGTTTTCATTACGTGGACATTTTTCAACGTTTTATATATTGGCTGCCG GAATGATGATAAAGAATCTACTCAAAAAGCAATTCGACATCTCATTGAAAAGAAATACGAAGAACTAGGACCAGTCAA GTTTCATGAAGGTGGAGTCCTGGTGTTGTTCACCATCTTGGTTTTTCTGTGGCTCTTTAGAGACCCTCAGTTCATCCCTGGATGGGCAGAGGCCTTAAATACAGGCGT AAAAATCAAGGATGCCACGCCAGCGATCGGCATATCTTTTCTCCTGTTTCTTATTCCTTCAGACCCGAGGCGTATAGGTCGCTGCCCTCCACTACTAGATTGGAGAGTTGCCAAAACAAAAATTCCTTGGGGCATTTTACTGCTATTGGGTGGCGGTTTCGCTCTCTCGGAAGGTGCTAAG AAATCTGGACTTTCAGATTGGGTTGGTCATCAGCTGGTACATCTTAGTGTTTTGTCGCCAGAGGTCATCATTATCGTATTATGTCTAATGACAGCATCTATAACTGAGGTAGTCAGCAATATGTCCACTTCTACAGTCATACTTCCTGTTGTAGGACAACtg GCTTCTGAGATCCGAGTAAACCCGCTTTTTCTTATGATCCCCGTCACCATCGCTTGTTCTTTCGCTTTCATGTTGCCGGTGGCAAATCCTCCAAACGCTATCGTGTTCGAGAGTGCTGGTATGAAAACAATAGATATG GTTAAGCCCGGCATCTTCCTCAACATCATCATGTGTGGAGTTGACTTGATGATGATCAATACGCTCGGAGTTACTCTCTTCAACCTGCACACTTTTCCTAATTGGGCTGAACTAACTTCAGATGTAACCACAGTAGTACCAACTATATTAGATATCTTGCCAGGCAACTCAACGTCATTTGTTAATCCTGGTAACCACAGTAAGCCTTAA